Proteins encoded by one window of Kribbella italica:
- a CDS encoding protealysin inhibitor emfourin: protein MFLKVSRSGGFAGLTASGELDTSGQPDAELLEAVAVRLTEQPPGTGRPQPDRYVYRLELSAGERVAAVVVAEQDLDQDAAWLLDRVLTHE, encoded by the coding sequence GTGTTTCTCAAAGTCAGCCGCAGCGGCGGATTCGCCGGCCTGACGGCCAGTGGCGAGCTGGACACCTCGGGCCAGCCCGACGCCGAGCTGCTCGAGGCGGTCGCCGTACGGCTCACCGAGCAGCCGCCGGGGACCGGGCGGCCGCAGCCCGACCGGTACGTCTACCGGCTGGAGCTCAGCGCCGGCGAGCGGGTGGCCGCGGTGGTGGTGGCCGAGCAGGACCTGGACCAGGACGCCGCCTGGCTGCTCGACCGGGTCCTGACACACGAGTAA